In the Gossypium arboreum isolate Shixiya-1 chromosome 10, ASM2569848v2, whole genome shotgun sequence genome, one interval contains:
- the LOC108487356 gene encoding protein ENHANCED DISEASE RESISTANCE 2 — protein MFIPAGHMASAEDSKEPEWIERVRSEGAVPLLEPDNCTNGWACPPGDTFMVRGPEYLSNKVKIPGGKYLLKSLGFDWIRSSTKVGDFLSHRKHRIRKVVDEAFPTGDKPFIWAFNLQLPTKDNYSAVAYFVSTEPIQEGSLIDQFLKGDDAFRNSRLKLIANIVKGPWIVKKAVGEQAICIIGRALSCQYCISENFIEVDIDIGSSMVASAIVHLAFGYITSLTVDLAFLIESQTEAELPERLLGAIRFSELKIDSAQLIEPSSYGSSGNLQASLPTRLWKSLGQGFSHLLHPGAQESGSVSTPTTHVNGTAVHEESDRDVK, from the coding sequence ATGTTTATTCCAGCAGGACACATGGCTAGTGCTGAGGATAGCAAGGAACCTGAATGGATAGAGAGAGTACGATCAGAGGGAGCTGTTCCACTACTTGAACCAGATAACTGTACAAATGGTTGGGCATGTCCGCCCGGGGATACCTTTATGGTAAGGGGTCCAGAGTACTTGTCAAACAAGGTCAAAATTCCTGGTGGGAAATATCTGCTAAAATCTCTTGGCTTTGACTGGATTAGAAGTTCCACAAAGGTTGGTGACTTTTTGAGCCATCGTAAACATCGTATTAGAAAGGTTGTTGATGAGGCTTTCCCTACAGGTGATAAGCCTTTCATTTGGGCATTCAACCTTCAGCTCCCTACTAAGGATAACTATAGTGCGGTAGCTTATTTTGTAAGCACTGAACCTATTCAAGAGGGTTCTTTGATTGACCAGTTCTTGAAAGGTGATGATGCATTTAGAAATTCAAGGCTTAAATTGATTGCTAACATTGTCAAAGGGCCGTGGATTGTTAAAAAGGCAGTTGGTGAGCAAGCAATATGCATCATTGGACGAGCCCTTTCTTGCCAGTATTGTATATCTGAGAATTTTATTGAAGTTGATATTGATATTGGATCTTCGATGGTTGCAAGCGCTATTGTTCACCTTGCATTTGGTTACATCACAAGTCTGACAGTTGACCTAGCTTTTCTTATTGAGAGCCAAACTGAGGCAGAGCTTCCTGAACGACTCCTAGGAGCTATACGGTTCTCTGAACTGAAAATTGATTCTGCTCAGTTGATTGAACCGTCATCATACGGGAGCAGTGGGAATTTGCAGGCGTCACTGCCAACTCGCTTGTGGAAGTCACTTGGACAGggattttctcatcttcttcacccagGAGCTCAAGAAAGTGGTTCGGTCTCCACTCCAACAACCCATGTTAATGGCACTGCTGTTCATGAAGAAAGTGATCGTGATGTTAAGTAA
- the LOC108489615 gene encoding electron transfer flavoprotein-ubiquinone oxidoreductase, mitochondrial, with protein MQRFLSISSKSTSLKNQKQLHLPLVSSVSSATPKGQSCSHYFNQKSPSLGSRLGFDRVFSSGYFPNRVNLREHERNGNGFLRSKGLVGEIRNYSSETDRESIDYDVVIVGAGPAGLSAAIRFKQLCQEKNADFSVCVVEKGAEVGAHILSGNVFEPRALNELLPQWKDEEAPINVPVSSDKFWLLTKDRAISLPSPFDNKGNYVISLSQLVRWMGVKAEELGVEIYPGFAASEILYDEDNNVVGIGTNDMGVAKDGSRKENFQRGVALKGRITLLAEGCRGSLSQKIMKEYKLREKVQAQHQTYALGIKEVWEIDEKKHKPGAVLHTLGWPLDSKTYGGSFLYHMKDRQISIGLVVALNYHNPFLNPYEEFQKLKHHPSIKPLLEGGTVLQYGARTLNEGGFQSVPYPVFPGGAIIGCSAGFLNVPKIKGTHTAMKSGMLAAEATFGVLHEGSNMEAYWDALRSSWVWEELHRARNYRPAFEYGLFPGLALSALEHYVLKGKSPFTFKHGKPDHEATNVAKLHSSIQYPKPDGVLSFDVPTSLHRSNTNHNHDQPAHLRLRDPNIPETVNLPEYAGPESRYCPARVYEYVPNEKNQLKLQINAQNCLHCKACDIKDPKQNIEWTVPEGGGGPGYSVM; from the exons ATGCAAAGATTTCTTTCAATATCATCCAAATCAACCTCTCTCAAAAATCAGAAGCAGCTTCATCTCCCCCTCGTTTCTTCAGTTTCTTCTGCCACTCCAAAAGGGCAATCCTGTTCTCATTATTTCAATCAAAAGTCACCTTCTTTAGGCTCCAGGTTAGGTTTTGATCGGGTTTTCTCGTCTGGGTATTTTCCAAATCGTGTTAATTTGAGGGAACACGAAAGAAATGGAAATGGGTTTTTGAGGTCGAAGGGATTGGTTGGGGAAATTAGGAATTATAGCAGTGAAACTGACAGGGAGTCTATAGATTATGATGTTGTCATTGTTGGGGCTGGCCCGGCTGGCTTATCTGCAGCTATAAGGTTCAAGCAATTGTGTCAGGAAAAAAATGCTGATTTCTCAGTTTGTGTTGTTGAAAAAGGTGCTGAAGTAG GTGCTCACATCTTATCTGGGAATGTTTTTGAACCTCGGGCATTGAATGAGCTTCTCCCACAATGGAAAGATGAAGAG GCACCAATAAATGTCCCTGTTTCTTCCGATAAGTTTTGGCTTCTTACGAAGGACCGTGCAATTTCACTTCCTAGTCCATTTGATAACAAAGGAAACTATGTTATTAG CCTAAGTCAACTGGTGCGCTGGATGGGAGTAAAAGCTGAGGAACTGGGAGTAGAAATTTATCCGGGTTTTGCTGCCAGTGAG ATATTATATGATGAAGACAATAATGTTGTCGGTATCGGAACTAATGACATGGGAGTTGCCAAAGATGGTTCTAGAAAAGAGAATTTCCAGCGTGGTGTAGCATTGAAAg GTCGGATTACACTTCTAGCTGAAGGATGTCGAGGATCATTATCACAG AAAATAATGAAAGAGTACAAACTGAGAGAGAAGGTACAAGCTCAACATCAAACTTATGCTCTAGGAATAAAGGAG GTTTGGGAAATTGATGAGAAAAAGCATAAGCCTGGAGCAGTTCTCCATACATTAGGTTGGCCCTTGGATTCCAAGACTTATGGAGGGTCTTTTCTCTACCACATGAAAGATAGACAG ATTTCAATTGGTCTTGTGGTTGCTCTGAATTATCATAACCCTTTCTTGAATCCTTATGAGGAATTCCAG AAACTTAAACATCATCCCTCCATAAAACCCCTTCTAGAAGGTGGAACTGTACTTCAATATGGGGCTCGGACATTGAATGAAGGTGGTTTTCAG TCTGTTCCATATCCAGTTTTCCCGGGAGGAGCAATTATTGGATGTTCTGCTGGCTTTTTAAACGTACCAAAAATAAAAGGAACTCATACTGCCATGAAATCAG GAATGCTAGCGGCAGAAGCTACTTTTGGTGTACTTCATGAAGGTTCCAATATGGAAGCATACTGGGATGCTTTGAGAAGTTCATGGGTGTGGGAAGAACTTCACAGAGCTCGGAATTACCGACCT GCATTCGAGTATGGTCTATTTCCAGGCCTAGCCTTAAGTGCGTTGGAACA CTATGTGTTGAAAGGAAAATCTCCATTCACATTTAAGCATGGGAAACCTGACCATGAAGCAACAAAT GTTGCAAAGTTACATTCCTCAATTCAGTACCCAAAGCCAGATGGAGTTTTGTCCTTTGATGTGCCAACTTCTTTGCACAG GAGCAATACAAATCATAACCATGATCAGCCAGCTCATCTTCGCTTGAGGGACCCGAATATTCCTGAAACTGTAAACTTGCCAGAGTATGCTGGACCTGAGTCACGATATTGTCCTGCCCGTGTATACGA GTATGTTCCCAATGAAAAGAATCAACTGAAGTTGCAGATCAATGCTCAAAATTGCTTGCACTGTAAG GCATGTGATATTAAAGACCCAAAGCAAAACATAGAGTGGACAGTGCCAGAAGGAGGAGGTGGCCCAGGCTATTCAGTCATGTAG